TAAATCAATTGTTTCGATTTTTTAGATTTAATGGATCTATTTTTATTGTCATTAACTTTAATAATATCCTCTATCACTTTCAACGAATATTACTCATTTGTTTAATAATCCTGAGCACATTTCTATTAAATTACCTTCAGAATCTCTTAAATGAACGACTCTCATTCCCCAATCTGGCATATCAACTGGTATATTAATAAAATCTACTCCTCTTGATTTCATCTTGTTATACTCATCATCAACACTGTTTACACTTAAAATTATCATAACTTTCTCTCTACAATTAATCGGCAACTCCTCCTCTGAATTTCCAACAACTGACGCCATTAAATCTGACTTAAAAATTCCAATTTCACCTCTATTTCCGTTATCAAAACTGGCATATACATCACCTAATTTACCCCAAATTACTTTCAGTCCAAGTTTTTCTGAGTAAAATTTGAAACATTCGTCAAAATCTTTCACCAATAATCTTAATACTTCCATAATATCTCCGTTTTTTTATTCTTATATTCTAAATATTCATTATTTTACTAAATTCATAGCTCTTGTATACTCTACTTTTCCTATATAGATTTTGCAATAATATACACCACTTACGAGATTTGAACCATCAAAAGTGAATTCATGATAACCACTATTTAACATACCATTATAAAGCTTATCAATAATCTGTCCTTTACTATTGTAGATCATCATACTGACATCAGAATTTTCATAGATCTCAAATGAGATCTGTGTTTCTGGATTAAAAGGATTAGGATAATTTTTAAGATCTATTCCTTTTGGAATCGCTTGCTCACCAATATAAACTTCTGGAGGAAAGCATTCATAAGTTTTCCCTATAGCCGCAATATATAATCTTTGCTTTCCATCATTCCTTGCATCTCCAAATCCGATATTAACCGTAGCTCCAGTTACTGACTCAACAATCTCTTCTTCCCACTGATTGTTCAAATATGAGTGTCTTCTAGTATCTCCGCTTTGAGCAGTTGAATATACATAATATTTGCCATCATCTTCCATTCCTACTTCAAGCCCATATCTGGAAAGTAGAGGTGATGTCTCGTCTTGAATATCTATCATATTCCATTGATCATTTTCCCATGTAAACTCATATACATGTCCAAATCGACCTGCTCCGTAAACTCTGTTTTTCCCATCATTTCTAGCAGGTCCAATAGCTGTTTTTATCATCTGATTTGGTGCATTGAGTTGCATCTCAGTATATTCAGTTCCATTCCAACTGTATTCTCTTATACAATTGTTAGATTGGTGACCATCAGAGCTGTAGATTCTATTTAAACCGTCACCTCTACCATCATCAATATTTACAGCCCAGAAATCTATATTACCAGGACAAATAATTAACTCGTCCCAATCATTACCATTCCAAGTAAATTCTCTTGTGGAAGTATATCCTGCACCAACAACTCTCATTACTCCGTCATTACGTGGAATACCAACATCAGCTCCTCCAGTTACCCAATTACTTGCCCCTCCAACTTTCTCCACTTTCCATTGTTCATTTTCATAAGAGTATTCGTAAACATAGCCATCTTGAACTGCTGCATATATTCTATTGACACCATCTCCACGTCCATCACCTACTGTAACAGTGGATATATTGCAGAAGCTTAAATTATTAGCTTTTCCACAACTTTTCATCTCCCATTCACCGTCTTCAAATGATAACTCTAAAACTTCAGCTGAACTTGTTCCACAATACAATCTTTTAATGCCATCATTTCTACCCTCACCGATGCTATAGCTATAATACCTATGAGACGTTTGACCAATTATAATGAATTCCCATCCTGCATAAAGGCATACAACTAATAGAGATAGAATTGAAATAATCTTAACTTTTCTCGTCATAAGAACTCCCTGATTTGATAGTCGTAATCTAATATTACTACAGATATTAGTCAATACTAATTTTATTTATTTTCGAACAAAATAAACAATTAAACCTGTAGGATCTCTTGTGATTTATGTAATATCTAGGATCTATGCATACTAAGAGTATTTCAAATTTAAACTTCATAATAAAAAAGGAAAATTATATTAGAATATTAGAAATCAAATCAAAAGTAAGTATATAACTTTTTACAATAATTACAGTGTGAGTATGCGATTTACTTTGCGAATTTAGCCCATGGCCTTTATAATTGTTACTTGATGAAAATATTAAATACTGTACCAAGATTTTGACCCTCACTTGTTACAGAGATATCGATTTTTAAGAGATCACATAGTTTTTTGACAACGTATAAACCGAAGCCTGAAGAGTTTTCGTCATTAGTTGGAGATGCAGATAAATTAGAAAATCTTTTGAAAATTGACTTTAAATCACTGTTAGTCATTCCTAGACCTTCATCTTTTAAAGTTATCGATGTTAGATCATCTTTTTTTGTAACGGAAATTTGTATCCTTTTTTCATTTGGACTGAATTTTATTGCATTAGAAATCAAATTTTCCATGATTGTATAAAACATTTTTTTGTCTGTATAAATGAAGAGATTAATTTGACCAATGACTTCAATTTTTTGCTTCTTTATGCTTAATGCAGTTGAATATGTATTTATTAGTTCTAAAATAACTTGAGATAAATTCACATACTCCATTGAAGGTGCAATTTCCATTTCATCTAATTTTAAAATTTTCATTGTAGAGCACAATTTCTTAACCAACTGAGCTGACGAAATATGAATGGAATCTATATATGCTTGATAATCATCTTT
This genomic stretch from Candidatus Delongbacteria bacterium harbors:
- a CDS encoding VOC family protein → MEVLRLLVKDFDECFKFYSEKLGLKVIWGKLGDVYASFDNGNRGEIGIFKSDLMASVVGNSEEELPINCREKVMIILSVNSVDDEYNKMKSRGVDFINIPVDMPDWGMRVVHLRDSEGNLIEMCSGLLNK
- a CDS encoding T9SS type A sorting domain-containing protein, whose translation is MTRKVKIISILSLLVVCLYAGWEFIIIGQTSHRYYSYSIGEGRNDGIKRLYCGTSSAEVLELSFEDGEWEMKSCGKANNLSFCNISTVTVGDGRGDGVNRIYAAVQDGYVYEYSYENEQWKVEKVGGASNWVTGGADVGIPRNDGVMRVVGAGYTSTREFTWNGNDWDELIICPGNIDFWAVNIDDGRGDGLNRIYSSDGHQSNNCIREYSWNGTEYTEMQLNAPNQMIKTAIGPARNDGKNRVYGAGRFGHVYEFTWENDQWNMIDIQDETSPLLSRYGLEVGMEDDGKYYVYSTAQSGDTRRHSYLNNQWEEEIVESVTGATVNIGFGDARNDGKQRLYIAAIGKTYECFPPEVYIGEQAIPKGIDLKNYPNPFNPETQISFEIYENSDVSMMIYNSKGQIIDKLYNGMLNSGYHEFTFDGSNLVSGVYYCKIYIGKVEYTRAMNLVK
- a CDS encoding HAMP domain-containing histidine kinase, with protein sequence MPKYNKERLSFKSRYLRRLDSLDTILSLRNDLEILNKKLNTQFDDFAMAIHDLKNIASIITANTSLLKIKKELSKDDYQAYIDSIHISSAQLVKKLCSTMKILKLDEMEIAPSMEYVNLSQVILELINTYSTALSIKKQKIEVIGQINLFIYTDKKMFYTIMENLISNAIKFSPNEKRIQISVTKKDDLTSITLKDEGLGMTNSDLKSIFKRFSNLSASPTNDENSSGFGLYVVKKLCDLLKIDISVTSEGQNLGTVFNIFIK